In the bacterium genome, one interval contains:
- a CDS encoding transglycosylase domain-containing protein — translation MDHRTSRPRRPYSPGDWRNEPKRDSARARRNARRARSIVRVLAVLAVAGTLSGALLLAVLFAWASRDLPDPTRLIERAVPQSTKIYDRTGEELLFEIHGEEKRTWRSLDEISDTAEWATVAIEDRAFYAHGGFRPTSLIRAVLANIRGGGKVQGASTITQQLVKNAILTPEKTYRRKLRELLIAYQIEQQFTKDEILTLYLNEIPYGSSAYGIESAAQTYFGKSAAELDLAASALLAALPKAPTRYSPYGSHTDELVDRSYFILDRMVGYGYITEEEAAAAKTVDILARVQTRRDPIIAPHFVMYVRELLTEQFGARMVEQGGLRVTTTLDLDMFKDAEAAITARVARNEQAYGAENAALVAMDPNNGHILAMVGSRDFFDEEIDGQVNVALRPRQPGSSFKPIVYVTAFTEGYTPDTLLADVATTFPSSVGDYKPHNYDGGEHGFVTLRTALAGSLNIPAVKLLELTGIDTVLDQAERLGYSTLADRSRFGLSLVLGGGEVLLLEHVAAYAALAADGVRHEPVAILTVEGANGETLAAWEGDDGERVLPEQTVRLLQSIMSDNSARAFIFGERSPLAFTDREVAAKTGTTNDFRDAWAMGFTPSLAWGVWTGNNDNTAMHGSADGVNVAGPIWRAFADAVLPGLPKEAFTKPEPEQVDKPVLRGELPSIERVMVDRTTGKRATPETPPELIEERTFQDLHTILRDIRRDDPRGPAPEHPNDDPMYEPWEAGIAAWAQREGITLGTAPSEVDDLHTEANRPQLTVQEPMSGAIVPGRTVIVVGTVNAPRGVTQMTVAIDGIQAALFAPDGGVFRQTVRLPAVTDRGRHDLTISAFDDAGNRGAVVVPIDVTSDREPIALTWSTPAAHAVVAAHDFPMTLELTAGTTVGANRVEILVNDVILTSVRPPASGTIRVLWPSAPASGTVSLRARLYAVNDALLAESDARTITVE, via the coding sequence ATGGACCATCGAACATCCAGACCAAGACGGCCATACTCGCCCGGGGACTGGCGCAACGAACCCAAGCGCGATAGCGCACGCGCCCGACGGAACGCCCGCCGTGCGCGGAGCATCGTGCGCGTGCTCGCGGTGCTCGCGGTTGCGGGCACGCTGTCCGGCGCACTCCTCCTCGCCGTGCTCTTTGCGTGGGCGTCCCGCGATTTGCCGGACCCCACGCGACTCATTGAGCGCGCCGTCCCGCAGTCCACAAAAATATACGATCGCACGGGTGAGGAGCTCCTCTTTGAGATTCACGGTGAGGAGAAGCGCACATGGCGCTCGCTCGATGAAATCTCCGACACCGCGGAGTGGGCGACGGTCGCCATCGAGGACCGTGCGTTCTACGCGCATGGCGGGTTCCGTCCCACCTCGCTCATTCGTGCAGTACTCGCGAACATTCGTGGCGGCGGCAAGGTGCAGGGTGCATCAACCATCACCCAGCAGCTCGTGAAGAACGCCATTCTCACGCCCGAGAAAACGTACCGCCGCAAACTTCGCGAGCTCCTCATCGCGTATCAGATCGAACAGCAGTTCACGAAGGACGAGATCCTCACGCTCTACCTCAACGAGATCCCGTACGGATCGAGCGCGTACGGCATCGAGTCCGCGGCACAAACCTACTTTGGCAAGTCCGCTGCGGAGCTCGACCTTGCTGCATCCGCACTCCTCGCCGCGCTCCCGAAAGCACCGACACGGTACTCGCCATACGGGAGCCATACCGACGAACTCGTTGATCGGTCGTACTTCATTCTCGACCGCATGGTGGGGTACGGGTACATCACGGAGGAGGAAGCCGCTGCGGCCAAAACGGTGGACATTCTCGCGCGCGTCCAAACCCGCCGTGATCCCATCATCGCGCCGCACTTCGTCATGTACGTCCGCGAGCTCCTCACCGAGCAGTTCGGCGCGCGCATGGTGGAGCAGGGTGGCCTTCGTGTGACGACGACGCTCGACCTCGACATGTTCAAGGATGCCGAGGCCGCCATCACCGCGCGTGTCGCGCGCAACGAGCAGGCCTACGGCGCGGAGAATGCCGCGCTCGTCGCGATGGATCCAAACAACGGCCACATTCTCGCGATGGTCGGCTCGCGCGATTTCTTCGATGAGGAGATTGATGGTCAGGTGAACGTGGCGCTCCGCCCGCGCCAGCCGGGATCATCGTTCAAGCCCATCGTGTACGTGACAGCATTCACGGAGGGCTACACGCCGGACACACTCCTCGCCGATGTCGCGACGACGTTCCCATCGTCCGTGGGCGACTACAAACCGCACAACTACGACGGCGGCGAGCACGGATTTGTGACACTCCGCACCGCGCTCGCGGGATCGCTGAACATCCCCGCAGTGAAGCTCCTCGAACTCACCGGCATTGATACCGTCCTCGACCAGGCGGAGCGCCTGGGCTACTCGACACTCGCGGACCGCTCCCGTTTTGGCCTCTCGCTCGTGCTCGGTGGTGGCGAGGTACTGCTCCTGGAACACGTCGCGGCGTACGCGGCACTCGCGGCGGACGGCGTGCGACACGAGCCGGTGGCGATCCTCACCGTGGAAGGCGCGAACGGCGAGACGCTCGCCGCGTGGGAGGGGGATGACGGCGAACGCGTGCTCCCCGAGCAAACGGTGCGCCTCCTCCAGTCCATCATGAGCGACAACAGCGCGCGGGCATTCATCTTTGGCGAGCGCTCACCGCTCGCGTTCACGGACCGCGAGGTCGCGGCAAAAACCGGCACGACGAACGACTTCCGCGATGCGTGGGCGATGGGTTTCACGCCATCGCTCGCGTGGGGGGTCTGGACCGGCAACAACGACAACACGGCGATGCACGGCAGTGCGGACGGCGTGAACGTCGCGGGCCCGATCTGGCGCGCGTTCGCCGACGCGGTGCTGCCCGGGCTCCCGAAAGAAGCATTCACGAAACCCGAGCCAGAGCAGGTGGACAAGCCCGTTCTCCGCGGCGAGCTTCCAAGCATCGAGCGCGTGATGGTGGATCGCACAACCGGCAAGCGCGCCACTCCCGAGACACCGCCGGAGCTCATCGAGGAACGGACGTTCCAGGACCTCCACACCATCCTCCGCGACATTCGCCGTGACGACCCGCGCGGTCCGGCGCCGGAGCATCCGAATGATGATCCCATGTACGAGCCGTGGGAGGCCGGTATCGCGGCGTGGGCGCAGCGCGAAGGCATCACGCTCGGTACGGCACCGAGCGAGGTGGATGATCTCCACACGGAGGCAAACCGCCCGCAGCTCACCGTGCAGGAGCCGATGTCCGGCGCTATCGTCCCGGGCCGCACCGTCATCGTCGTCGGGACCGTGAACGCGCCGCGCGGCGTGACGCAGATGACCGTTGCCATTGACGGCATCCAAGCCGCGCTCTTCGCACCGGACGGTGGAGTATTCCGCCAGACCGTGCGCCTGCCTGCGGTGACCGACCGCGGACGGCACGACCTCACCATCAGCGCGTTTGACGACGCGGGGAATCGTGGCGCGGTAGTCGTACCCATTGACGTGACGTCCGATCGCGAGCCCATCGCGCTCACCTGGAGCACACCCGCGGCACACGCGGTCGTCGCCGCACACGACTTCCCCATGACGCTCGAGCTCACCGCGGGCACCACCGTTGGCGCGAACCGCGTGGAGATCCTCGTGAACGATGTCATCCTCACGAGCGTGCGCCCGCCTGCGAGCGGGACGATCCGCGTCCTCTGGCCCTCCGCACCGGCATCCGGCACCGTTTCGCTCCGCGCACGACTCTACGCGGTGAACGACGCGCTCCTCGCCGAGAGCGATGCGCGAACGATCACCGTCGAGTAG